One genomic region from Candidatus Bathyarchaeia archaeon encodes:
- a CDS encoding M28 family peptidase has product MLKCIRKKYGLPVILMLITSLTILLSQSLSYANPQYAETGWFIKDINIETIDSYVRFFTSLKSRFTGYPGFYEAADYIESYLRNLKLNITVEEYEVAVPIEEYAYIEFSDGTKIPAHALYPLGGNTGSVKNLTGQLIYLGRMELEELRGNLSGCIAVAEFESLWQWTLLPALGAKAVIFLEPYMESIIPRVAAEYKISDVSSIFPRLYVEGEYRDLIRKAYEKNETVSLSYKMVWKNVRAKNIIATIYGSDPKLRREYIVLAAHYDSFSVVPALSPGATDSIGISLLLELARILANNPPPRSVILAAFSGHWQFLAGSRDFAERRLIEMEAGKDDASKILLMIELDISAESKALSVRNFGFGYWIVNTETGILARYGWIKNLLNDVYRSIVSAGEIYEFYDILIGAIPGEQLELTVRNLIREAREAYPSIHDIEPWTISGGLGIVFRTVKSYYRYLLTPFDKYDTIDYNNLIPQIKLISSMLSRLLSVESWSTISTPRYTRYYPPDIGLCKLSVRVFRYNLTEAKYHPVRNILVFAYRSYRGGENRFPFVMAGLTNEEGEISFNGIRYGDLCRVRVYEFNDEGKVISIGPYDGPGSMNPFMIGGYAIIDAHNTTNILPVSIGYNISAIEIYGMEISVSPFAQVGFTLLDARTHYLPQPYIYAGESNPYATVLFAPSNIPVEVMAIGVAYLTRAQVSTIGIISNITEPSLVGSGFYLYSGEYMRVLYPPIRFAQETWNLNEYRLSPYRHINASTQALALTFHEYSKANIELALNYLKRGEIDRAMARAYLSWLYSNNAYTATRSLLMDILQMFTLYILMSLPASYLFIRMVYKEEHGNSGIILTLVLTALLLTIFMIVHPVSILATNVSMTLSGYIALIIGLVVSLIVLYNFYGKLKVIRKERLGIHFIEFERVGVFRSLSGTSLGYMRRRRLITFLTLFPITMVCFSLLNFSTVSIGVRPATTPYPGINTYEGILLAQSNYEPIPIETVSFLTKLFEDKATISIRAWIYPPGGESYITRVIYVDGQPTEKRALLRGIVAIPPEEKEFTINEGILKDGFWFDPEDYRACLISDYIADALDLHRGDTIDVLGIKLIVKGIFDSNLMSMIHDLDRIQLTPIDLTDPFRRGRVPPQYVILIPYNLAKEIVQPRVYVTQEAVMLLAMPTPSIRSIAFKPKEGVDLVKLAEEIVLASNVRAFYCKDDQVWMMVVNPGIRIMGESGVAIVIGISALILLTGMLNSVVVRLKDMVVMSTLGLSPSNIIQMHLLEAAIYSLVGGTIAYALNMLFTLFLSALNISATGLYLNYSASSTLVILAISLLSMIPATLYPAFKTIKMITPSLERRWRISTKPVGDTWNIPLPLRMTNEKDALAFMEYVKEYLDYRASMRVGSYHVLDYKMERESDGANLGAEVQLAPWDHGIIQAMDLRYSKNDGSFNITLKRLSGPRSGWIISNKSFISDIRFQILLWRSLSDSDKRKYYERIKAYGG; this is encoded by the coding sequence ATGTTGAAGTGTATCCGTAAGAAGTATGGTCTTCCTGTAATACTCATGCTAATTACATCGTTAACAATCCTGTTATCTCAAAGCTTATCATATGCAAATCCTCAGTATGCCGAAACTGGATGGTTTATTAAGGACATAAATATTGAGACAATAGATTCCTATGTTAGATTTTTCACAAGTCTTAAGTCGAGATTTACTGGTTATCCTGGATTTTACGAGGCAGCCGATTATATAGAATCCTACTTAAGGAACCTAAAATTGAATATTACAGTTGAAGAATATGAGGTAGCTGTTCCGATTGAGGAGTATGCCTATATAGAGTTTTCGGATGGAACAAAGATTCCAGCTCATGCCCTATATCCTTTAGGAGGAAACACGGGGAGCGTTAAAAACCTTACGGGTCAGCTAATTTATTTGGGTAGGATGGAGCTTGAGGAATTAAGGGGTAATTTAAGTGGCTGTATTGCAGTGGCGGAGTTTGAGTCTCTGTGGCAATGGACATTACTTCCCGCTTTAGGAGCTAAAGCCGTAATATTTCTGGAACCATATATGGAGAGCATTATACCTAGAGTAGCGGCTGAATATAAGATTTCAGATGTCTCGTCAATCTTTCCAAGATTATATGTGGAGGGCGAGTATAGAGATTTAATTAGAAAAGCCTACGAGAAAAATGAAACTGTTTCATTATCCTATAAGATGGTTTGGAAGAACGTTAGGGCTAAAAACATAATTGCTACTATCTATGGAAGCGATCCTAAGCTTAGAAGAGAATATATTGTGTTAGCTGCACATTATGACTCGTTTTCGGTTGTTCCAGCATTATCGCCTGGAGCTACAGATTCTATAGGAATATCATTACTCTTGGAGCTTGCTAGAATTCTAGCTAATAATCCTCCGCCGAGAAGTGTTATATTAGCGGCCTTCAGTGGACATTGGCAGTTCTTAGCTGGAAGCAGAGATTTTGCTGAAAGAAGACTAATAGAGATGGAGGCAGGTAAAGATGATGCTAGCAAGATACTTCTCATGATTGAACTAGATATCTCAGCGGAGAGTAAGGCTTTATCTGTAAGAAACTTTGGCTTCGGCTATTGGATAGTTAATACTGAAACAGGTATTCTTGCCAGATACGGCTGGATTAAAAATCTATTAAATGATGTCTATCGCAGTATAGTTTCTGCTGGCGAAATATACGAGTTTTATGATATATTAATTGGAGCAATACCCGGAGAGCAGCTAGAGCTCACTGTAAGAAATCTTATAAGAGAGGCTAGAGAAGCCTATCCATCAATACATGATATTGAACCTTGGACTATATCTGGTGGTCTAGGAATAGTTTTTAGAACAGTTAAATCTTACTACAGATATCTCTTAACTCCCTTTGACAAATATGACACAATTGACTATAACAATCTTATACCGCAAATAAAGCTAATTTCCAGCATGCTATCAAGATTACTTTCCGTTGAGAGCTGGAGCACTATTTCAACTCCAAGGTATACTAGGTATTATCCGCCTGATATAGGTTTATGCAAATTATCTGTAAGGGTCTTCAGATATAATTTAACAGAAGCCAAGTATCATCCTGTGAGGAATATATTAGTATTTGCTTATAGATCTTACCGAGGAGGCGAAAACAGATTCCCATTCGTTATGGCTGGATTAACTAATGAGGAAGGCGAAATTTCCTTTAATGGTATAAGATATGGTGATCTATGCCGCGTTAGAGTTTACGAATTTAATGATGAGGGTAAAGTAATATCTATAGGTCCATATGATGGTCCTGGATCAATGAATCCTTTCATGATAGGTGGTTATGCTATTATCGATGCCCATAATACGACGAATATTCTGCCAGTTTCTATCGGCTACAATATTAGCGCTATTGAAATTTATGGGATGGAAATTTCGGTAAGCCCATTTGCTCAAGTAGGATTCACGCTTCTTGATGCGAGAACACATTATTTGCCACAACCCTATATTTACGCTGGTGAATCAAATCCATATGCGACGGTACTATTTGCCCCATCTAATATTCCAGTAGAGGTTATGGCTATTGGAGTCGCGTATCTAACGAGGGCTCAAGTATCAACAATCGGTATCATATCAAATATAACGGAACCATCGCTAGTTGGATCAGGCTTCTATCTATACTCCGGAGAGTATATGAGAGTTTTATATCCGCCGATAAGATTTGCGCAGGAGACATGGAACCTAAATGAGTATAGGCTGAGCCCATATAGGCATATCAATGCTTCTACACAAGCTCTAGCCCTAACCTTCCATGAATACTCAAAAGCAAATATTGAGTTAGCTCTTAATTACCTAAAACGGGGTGAGATTGATAGAGCAATGGCTAGGGCATATTTATCTTGGCTTTACTCAAATAACGCCTATACTGCCACCAGAAGCCTCCTTATGGATATCCTGCAGATGTTCACTCTCTATATTTTAATGAGTTTACCAGCATCTTATCTCTTCATCAGAATGGTGTATAAGGAGGAGCATGGTAATAGCGGAATAATTCTCACTCTAGTTTTGACAGCGCTATTACTAACAATATTTATGATAGTTCATCCAGTTTCCATATTAGCTACAAACGTTAGTATGACGTTGAGTGGATATATAGCCCTAATAATAGGGCTAGTAGTCTCATTAATAGTCCTATATAATTTCTATGGTAAACTTAAAGTTATCAGGAAAGAGAGGTTAGGAATACACTTTATTGAGTTTGAGAGAGTTGGTGTATTTAGAAGTCTGTCCGGGACTTCATTGGGATATATGCGTAGAAGGCGGCTAATCACATTTCTAACACTCTTCCCAATAACAATGGTTTGCTTTTCATTACTCAACTTCTCCACAGTGAGTATAGGTGTAAGGCCAGCAACGACGCCCTATCCAGGAATAAACACCTATGAGGGAATCTTACTTGCGCAGAGCAATTATGAGCCTATACCGATTGAAACCGTAAGTTTCCTTACTAAATTATTTGAGGATAAGGCGACGATATCAATCAGAGCGTGGATATATCCGCCTGGAGGGGAATCCTATATAACCCGAGTGATCTATGTTGATGGGCAGCCGACTGAGAAAAGAGCTTTGCTGAGAGGTATCGTAGCGATTCCTCCGGAGGAAAAAGAATTTACAATCAATGAGGGTATACTTAAAGATGGCTTTTGGTTTGATCCGGAAGATTATAGAGCTTGTCTTATAAGCGATTATATAGCGGATGCACTAGATTTACATAGAGGCGATACAATAGATGTTCTGGGAATCAAGTTAATAGTTAAAGGAATTTTTGATTCAAACCTAATGAGCATGATTCACGACTTAGATAGGATTCAGCTAACGCCTATAGATTTAACGGATCCGTTCCGAAGAGGTCGCGTGCCACCCCAATATGTAATACTAATTCCATACAATCTTGCTAAAGAGATTGTGCAGCCGAGAGTATATGTCACTCAGGAAGCAGTTATGTTGTTAGCTATGCCAACACCAAGCATTAGAAGTATTGCATTCAAACCTAAGGAAGGCGTAGACCTAGTAAAACTCGCCGAAGAAATAGTTTTGGCATCCAATGTTCGTGCATTTTACTGTAAAGATGATCAAGTATGGATGATGGTTGTTAATCCTGGTATAAGGATAATGGGTGAGAGCGGTGTAGCCATAGTAATAGGTATATCAGCCCTAATACTTCTTACCGGGATGCTGAATTCAGTTGTCGTGAGGTTGAAGGATATGGTTGTTATGAGTACGCTTGGATTATCCCCCAGCAACATTATCCAGATGCATCTCCTAGAGGCTGCAATTTACAGTCTTGTTGGGGGAACAATAGCATATGCGCTAAACATGCTGTTCACATTGTTTTTGTCAGCGCTAAATATTTCAGCAACAGGATTATATTTGAACTATTCAGCCTCAAGCACCCTAGTAATACTCGCAATATCCCTCTTAAGCATGATTCCAGCAACGCTCTATCCAGCCTTTAAGACCATTAAAATGATAACCCCATCCCTAGAAAGAAGATGGAGGATATCAACTAAGCCTGTTGGGGAC